The DNA sequence AACATCCAAGAAACGCTTTCGAATCTTCAGGAGTGAACCTCACCGTGTACACGATCGAGATGGCCTACGCCCGGATGCGCGAGCTGCAGGACCTGGCCAACCGCTCGCGTGCCCACCAGCCCGCCGCCGCGCACCGCGTCGACAAGACCCGCACCCCGCGCGCGCACAAGAAGCGCTGACCAGGGCGCGACCGACCAGGGCCTATCGGCCCCGGGTGCCTCGGGAACCGCCACCGAGCTCTCCTTCCCAACGGCGGTACAGCCGGTGCGGCACGCCTCCCGCGTCCAGCACCCGGCCCGCGACGAAATCCACCAGATCCTGGATGTGCGTCGCACCCGCGTAGAACGCCGGAGAGGCGGGCAGCACGACCGCGCCCGCCTCGTCCAGGGCCACCATCTGCTTCAGCGTCTGGCCGCTCAGCGGCGTCTCGCGCACCGCGACGACGAGCGGGCGGCGCTCCTTGAGCGTCACGCTCGCGGCCCGCTGGAGCAGATCCTTCGACAGACCGAGCGCCACTCCGGCCACACAGGCCGTCGAGGCCGGCACGATGAGCATCCCCTTCGCCGGGTACGACCCGGAGGACGGCCCGGCCGCCAGATCACCGGCCGACCAGTGGCGTACGCGCTCCAGCTCCGCGTCCCCGACCACGAACGCGTCCGGCTTCCCGTCGGCCCCCCGCTCCAGCCAGCTCCGCAGATCCTCGCGCCAGTGCCCGTCCCGGAACGCGATGCCGGTCTCGTCCAGCAGCGTGAGCCGCGAGGCCCGGCTCACCACCAGGTCCACGCTCTCGCCCGCCGTCAGCAGCCCGCGCAGCACGGAGGCCGCGAACGGGGTACCCGAAGCGCCCGACACCCCGACAATCCAAGGCCGCCGCTGCTGATGAGTCACTGAAGTCCTGGATTCCACACCCGCGAGCCTATCCGCCACGCCGTCCCGCCCGGCACCCGGAACCGGGCGGGCGCCGCAGACGTTCACCGGGTGACGGGCCATTCGGGGCAGGGGCAGACCATGGGCGACTACTGGACCACCGACCGCACCGCGGGCAACGGCACCACCGGCGGTGCGCGGGCCCTGACCGCCGGGATCCTGATGGCGGGCTGGGTGGCCCTGCTGTGGGTCCTCGAAGGGATCGACACGGCCACGGGCCACGCCCTCGACACCTACGGCATCAGCCCGCGCGAAACGGCGGAGCTGCGGGACGTGGTGCCCGCCGCGTTCCTGCACAGCGGCTGGGAGCACCTGGCCTCCAACAGCGTCCCGCTGCTGGTCCTCGGCTTCATCGCCGCCCTCGCGGGGCTGCGCCGGTTCGCCGCCGTCGTCGTGACGATCATCCTGGTCAGCGGCCTCGGCGTCTGGCTGACCGCCCCGCCGAACACGGTGACGCTCGGCGCGTCCGGCGTGGTCTTCGGGCTGTTCGGCTATCTGCTGGTCCGCGGCTTCGTGGACCGCCGCCCCTGGGACGTCCTCATAGGCATCGGCGTCGCCGTGGTCTACGGCTCGCTGCTGTGGGGCGTCCTGCCGACCGACTCGGGCGTCAGCTGGCAGGGCCACCTGTTCGGGCTGGCCGGCGGGGTGGCGGCGGCCTTCTTCTTCCGCCGCCCGCGCCGCGCGCCGGACAACCTGGTCACGGTCTGAGGGGCCTCACGGCGTGAGGCCGCGCATCAGCAGGTCGAGCAGCGCGCAGGCGAACAGCGCGATGCCGATGAAGCCGTTCACGGTGAAGAACGCCCGGTTCAGCCGGGACAGGTCGTGCGGCCGCACCACCCGGTGCT is a window from the Streptomyces sp. MMBL 11-1 genome containing:
- a CDS encoding UbiX family flavin prenyltransferase — protein: MTHQQRRPWIVGVSGASGTPFAASVLRGLLTAGESVDLVVSRASRLTLLDETGIAFRDGHWREDLRSWLERGADGKPDAFVVGDAELERVRHWSAGDLAAGPSSGSYPAKGMLIVPASTACVAGVALGLSKDLLQRAASVTLKERRPLVVAVRETPLSGQTLKQMVALDEAGAVVLPASPAFYAGATHIQDLVDFVAGRVLDAGGVPHRLYRRWEGELGGGSRGTRGR
- a CDS encoding rhomboid family intramembrane serine protease — protein: MGDYWTTDRTAGNGTTGGARALTAGILMAGWVALLWVLEGIDTATGHALDTYGISPRETAELRDVVPAAFLHSGWEHLASNSVPLLVLGFIAALAGLRRFAAVVVTIILVSGLGVWLTAPPNTVTLGASGVVFGLFGYLLVRGFVDRRPWDVLIGIGVAVVYGSLLWGVLPTDSGVSWQGHLFGLAGGVAAAFFFRRPRRAPDNLVTV